The nucleotide sequence CGGAAGAGGGAATGAGCGATCTTGATTACGCGGCGACACTAGAGCTGCTCGAGAAGTGGGCGAAGGTTCAGGTGAAAGGGACAGGGCAGTAAAGCTCAAGCTTCTGGGTCGGCATTGAACTGGTATCCGAGTCCGCGCACGGTAGTTACGTAGCGCGGTTTCGCTGGTTCCGGTTCGATGTACCGTCGCAACCTGACGATGAAGTTGTCGATCGCTCGGGTATCGGTGTCTTCCTTTAAATTCCAGACGTTCTCCAATATTTCCTTCCGAGTGACAGGGCGTCCGTTGTTCTGAATCAAGTAGCGGAAGAGTTCGGTTTCCATCAAAGTGAGCTGGTAAGTTTTCTTTCCCGAGACAAGCTGAAGGCGTTTAAAGTCGATAACCTTACCGTCGAAGGTGAAAGTGTCATCGCGGGCATCGTCCTGTTTCGCGGTGGTATCTTTCGCCTCGGTGGGCGGCTGGGCGGCAACCCATTGCTTGCGCCGGAGCAGACTGTCGATCCGCGCGATGAGGATCTGAAGGTTGAACGGCTTGGGAAGGTAATCGTCGGCGCCGGATTCGAATCCGCGGAGAACATCCTCGGGACGGCTGCGAGCGGTGAGCATCAGGAGCGGGATGTAGTTCCGCGCTATGCGAAGTTCCTTTGCCACGGTGAAGCCGTCTTTGCCTGGCAGCATGACGTCGAGGACGAGCGCGTCAAAAGTGTCGTGCTGATTGAGGAGCCAGGAAAGCGCCTGCTCGCCCGTGTCGGTAATGACGACCGAATAGCCTTCGGCTTCAAGATTGAAACGGAGTCCCTGCGCGAGATGGGCTTCGTCTTCGACGATCAGGATGCGGCTCATACGGAGTAAACCCTCGGGAGTCGAATAATGAATGTACTGCCGCGTCCTTCGCCCAGGCTTTCCGCGTAGGCGTCGCCACCGTGCCTGCGCGCTACGGTGCGGACGATAAACAATCCGAGGCCGGTGCCTTTTACCTGACCCGTCGCTGCGTGGACCCGGTAGAAGCGCTTGAATACGCGCTTGAGTTCGCTGCGGGCAATACCGATTCCAGCATCGCGAACACTGAAGATTACATTGTCGAGCTCATGTGTGGAGAGACGCACTTCGATGTCTTTCTTTGGCCC is from Terriglobales bacterium and encodes:
- a CDS encoding response regulator transcription factor, whose protein sequence is MSRILIVEDEAHLAQGLRFNLEAEGYSVVITDTGEQALSWLLNQHDTFDALVLDVMLPGKDGFTVAKELRIARNYIPLLMLTARSRPEDVLRGFESGADDYLPKPFNLQILIARIDSLLRRKQWVAAQPPTEAKDTTAKQDDARDDTFTFDGKVIDFKRLQLVSGKKTYQLTLMETELFRYLIQNNGRPVTRKEILENVWNLKEDTDTRAIDNFIVRLRRYIEPEPAKPRYVTTVRGLGYQFNADPEA